In one Sporomusa sphaeroides DSM 2875 genomic region, the following are encoded:
- a CDS encoding IS1182 family transposase, producing the protein MGYIKGEERGQTILLPESIDDYVHEDNPVRIIDAFVEQLDVLELAFERSTSPTFGRPPYNPKVLLKLYLYGYLNRVRSSRRLEQEAARNLEVIWLLQKLKPDYKTIADFRKNNKLALKKVFRQFVRLCDEWGLYGKELVAIDGTKMRACNSKKNNYSAKKLERHIRYIDEKIETYMKELETTDNAETQERKLSVQEVQQRIQELRNRKQTYQAYQETIDKKGCSEVSTTDPDARLMSNNNNTVDVGYNVQTTVDAKHKLVADFKVTTQANDLGELANMALRAQVVLEKKELEVVADKGYYKVDDLKTCVKNHITPYVAKQTYSNGTGDKEFYPDKFHYDAEENIYRCPRGIELYFAKKRTSKEKGVIGYEYRNYAACSSCPVKERCTRSAKGRSIFRHIDQDFLDTINLKTEKNKDKYRLRQMIIEHVFGTIKRGWGAYYFLTKRKRSVTGELSLSFLSYNLRRVISILGTKEVLAKLTARKSPALA; encoded by the coding sequence ATGGGCTATATAAAAGGCGAAGAAAGAGGACAAACAATTTTGCTTCCCGAAAGTATCGACGATTACGTCCACGAAGATAATCCAGTTCGCATTATAGATGCGTTCGTGGAACAGCTTGATGTGTTGGAACTGGCATTTGAGCGATCGACTAGCCCCACTTTCGGGCGCCCTCCCTATAACCCAAAAGTCTTATTAAAATTATACTTATACGGCTATTTAAACCGGGTCCGCTCATCGCGCAGGCTTGAGCAAGAAGCAGCACGAAACCTAGAAGTCATCTGGCTATTGCAAAAACTAAAACCAGATTATAAAACCATTGCGGACTTTCGCAAAAATAATAAACTCGCCCTCAAAAAGGTGTTTCGCCAGTTCGTACGCCTGTGCGATGAATGGGGCCTATATGGCAAAGAGTTAGTGGCGATTGATGGGACTAAAATGCGAGCTTGTAATAGCAAAAAGAATAATTATAGTGCCAAAAAACTGGAACGTCATATCCGGTATATCGATGAAAAAATTGAAACCTATATGAAAGAACTAGAGACAACGGATAACGCGGAGACTCAGGAACGTAAGCTGTCGGTACAAGAAGTACAACAGCGAATTCAAGAACTTCGTAATCGAAAACAAACCTATCAGGCTTATCAAGAAACGATAGATAAAAAAGGCTGCAGTGAAGTCTCTACAACAGACCCGGATGCTCGACTTATGTCCAATAACAATAATACAGTAGATGTAGGCTACAATGTACAGACCACAGTCGATGCCAAACACAAATTAGTGGCAGACTTCAAAGTAACAACACAGGCCAACGATTTGGGTGAGTTAGCTAACATGGCCTTGCGTGCCCAAGTGGTGCTTGAAAAAAAAGAGCTCGAAGTGGTAGCAGATAAAGGATATTACAAGGTTGACGACCTCAAAACATGCGTAAAAAATCATATCACTCCGTATGTCGCGAAACAAACATATTCGAACGGGACCGGAGATAAAGAGTTTTACCCGGATAAGTTTCATTACGACGCAGAGGAAAATATATATCGGTGTCCCAGAGGAATTGAGTTATATTTTGCCAAGAAGAGAACCAGTAAGGAAAAAGGCGTTATTGGTTACGAATACCGAAATTATGCAGCCTGTTCCTCTTGTCCGGTAAAAGAACGCTGTACTCGAAGTGCAAAGGGTCGAAGTATCTTTCGGCATATAGACCAAGACTTTTTAGATACGATTAATCTAAAGACTGAGAAAAATAAAGATAAATACCGATTACGGCAAATGATCATTGAACATGTTTTTGGAACAATTAAACGAGGATGGGGAGCGTATTATTTCCTGACTAAGCGTAAGCGCTCAGTCACAGGGGAGCTTTCTTTGTCTTTTTTATCGTATAACCTTAGGCGTGTTATATCTATCCTGGGGACGAAAGAAGTATTAGCAAAATTGACTGCTAGAAAATCTCCGGCTCTAGCCTAA
- a CDS encoding acyl-CoA dehydratase activase, whose product MQVYLGIDVGSVSTNVAVLRQEGSVVDSLYIRTRGKPIEAVQTGLQEIKQRLGDAEVLGVGTTGSGRYLTGMVVGADSIKNEITAHAIAAMHIVPDVRTVLEIGGQDSKLIIIRNGIVTDFAMNTVCAAGTGSFLDQQASRLNIPISQFGELALTATAPVRIAGRCAVFAESDMIHKQQTGHAISDILQGLCQALVRNYLSNVGKGKQVTGPVVFQGGVAANKGMQRAFEDALQCPVVVPPYYNVMGAIGAALAAREEVAGKGVSAFKGFTALEAAYTTRSFECSGCANLCEVIELKADEAILGRWGDRCGKWTQSALERTAAEEGEPACVFA is encoded by the coding sequence ATGCAGGTATATCTGGGGATTGATGTTGGCTCTGTGAGCACCAATGTGGCTGTCCTCCGGCAAGAGGGAAGTGTTGTTGACAGTTTGTATATTCGTACCCGGGGAAAGCCGATTGAAGCCGTGCAAACAGGCTTGCAGGAAATAAAACAGCGGTTGGGCGATGCGGAAGTTTTGGGTGTGGGAACTACCGGCAGCGGCAGGTATCTGACAGGTATGGTAGTGGGAGCCGACAGCATAAAAAACGAAATTACCGCCCATGCAATTGCCGCTATGCATATTGTGCCGGATGTCAGAACGGTGTTGGAAATTGGCGGGCAGGATTCGAAACTGATTATTATCCGCAACGGCATTGTAACCGATTTTGCCATGAATACAGTGTGTGCGGCGGGAACAGGCTCATTTCTGGACCAACAGGCCTCCAGGCTGAATATTCCCATCAGCCAATTCGGTGAGCTGGCGCTGACGGCTACGGCACCTGTCCGTATTGCCGGGCGCTGCGCGGTATTTGCCGAGTCGGACATGATTCATAAACAACAGACAGGCCATGCAATCTCCGATATTTTGCAGGGTCTTTGCCAGGCATTGGTGAGAAACTATTTGAGTAATGTCGGTAAAGGCAAGCAAGTGACAGGACCGGTGGTGTTTCAGGGAGGTGTCGCTGCCAATAAGGGCATGCAGCGTGCTTTTGAAGATGCGCTGCAATGTCCGGTTGTTGTGCCGCCCTATTATAATGTCATGGGAGCTATCGGCGCAGCGCTGGCGGCTAGGGAGGAAGTGGCCGGCAAGGGAGTTTCCGCCTTTAAAGGGTTTACGGCGCTTGAGGCCGCCTATACCACCCGCAGCTTCGAATGCAGCGGCTGTGCCAATCTCTGTGAAGTCATTGAACTCAAAGCCGATGAGGCTATTCTCGGACGCTGGGGTGACCGCTGCGGCAAGTGGACCCAGAGTGCTCTTGAACGAACAGCAGCAGAGGAAGGTGAACCGGCATGCGTATTCGCGTAG
- a CDS encoding acyl-CoA dehydratase activase-related protein, giving the protein MRIRVGVPQALMYYQYGPVLERFLTGLGAEVVLSGETSRQTLDCGSVLDEMCLPSKVCFGHVCYLQDKVDYLFLPRIISVSQGQYTCPKIIGMSDVLKHNVGKLPPLIDIHVNMRQKSWQLYQAIVSVGRLFGQGMAASLCAWVRAWQYRVRTQPQVLTLDGRPRVAVVGHPYILYDRQVSLDVLGRLDKLGIQVLTPEMVRPGEVNKAAATLEKRLFWSGGHTTAGAALALMLGNQPLNGIIFVTCFACGPDAFVGEIIRQQAQRLDIPCMQLSLDEHTAEAGVVTRLEAFTDMIKRRRRL; this is encoded by the coding sequence ATGCGTATTCGCGTAGGAGTGCCGCAAGCCCTGATGTATTATCAGTATGGCCCGGTCCTGGAACGTTTCCTGACCGGGTTAGGGGCGGAGGTAGTCTTATCCGGCGAGACCTCACGCCAGACGCTTGACTGTGGCAGTGTCTTAGATGAAATGTGTTTGCCGTCCAAGGTCTGTTTCGGCCATGTCTGTTATTTGCAGGACAAGGTGGATTATTTATTTTTGCCGCGGATTATCAGCGTGAGCCAGGGGCAATATACCTGCCCCAAAATTATCGGGATGTCTGATGTGCTTAAGCACAATGTTGGCAAACTGCCGCCACTGATTGATATTCATGTCAATATGCGGCAGAAAAGCTGGCAGTTATATCAGGCTATTGTTTCTGTAGGCCGGCTGTTCGGTCAGGGTATGGCTGCAAGCCTCTGTGCCTGGGTTCGTGCCTGGCAGTACCGGGTAAGAACCCAGCCGCAGGTGTTGACTTTGGATGGGCGCCCCCGGGTTGCTGTTGTCGGGCATCCGTATATTCTGTATGACCGTCAGGTCAGCCTTGACGTGCTAGGCAGGCTGGATAAGCTGGGCATACAGGTTTTGACCCCGGAAATGGTAAGGCCGGGTGAAGTGAATAAGGCGGCAGCCACTCTGGAGAAAAGACTGTTTTGGTCAGGCGGCCATACTACGGCTGGTGCGGCGTTGGCGCTGATGCTTGGCAATCAGCCCTTAAACGGGATTATCTTTGTGACTTGTTTTGCCTGCGGACCGGATGCCTTCGTCGGGGAGATTATCCGTCAGCAAGCCCAACGCCTGGATATCCCTTGTATGCAGCTGTCACTGGATGAGCATACGGCAGAAGCCGGTGTGGTTACCCGGCTGGAAGCCTTTACCGATATGATTAAACGGAGGCGCAGACTATGA
- a CDS encoding acyl-CoA dehydratase activase-related protein, whose product MIVTFPHMGTLSIVLKSLFSQLGCQVLVPPPMTRHTMELGTQFSPETVCLPFKMTLGNFMEALEQGADTIVTCGGCGPCRLGYYAAVQQKILAERGYRFTMIAIEPNLIHVYKQLKYFAPQKSWREIYHAFRLAGAKMNLLDDIQRELAVIRPREMKSGSAERVWRQTVTAVDLAESCQSVQAIRAELLEKLQAIELAQGVSPLRVAVVGEIYVMLEPFINQNLEQCLAGMGVETSKTMLLSDYVRGHLLRRRSYVEMFKQLSAMAAPYLGHYVGGHGLKSIAYTILKKQQDYDGIIQVYPFTCMPEVIAKNILPKVSQDVDMPVLTLAYDEQTGEAGIRTRLEAFVDLLRYRSKPAAARV is encoded by the coding sequence ATGATTGTCACTTTTCCGCATATGGGAACCCTGAGTATTGTTCTAAAATCGTTGTTCAGCCAGTTGGGGTGCCAGGTGCTGGTCCCGCCGCCGATGACCAGACATACTATGGAGCTCGGTACTCAGTTTTCGCCGGAAACCGTGTGCCTGCCATTTAAAATGACGCTGGGAAATTTCATGGAAGCCCTGGAGCAGGGGGCCGATACCATTGTGACCTGCGGCGGCTGCGGGCCTTGCCGTCTGGGTTATTACGCCGCTGTACAGCAGAAAATTCTGGCGGAAAGAGGTTATCGTTTTACCATGATAGCCATAGAGCCTAATCTTATCCATGTATATAAACAGCTAAAATATTTTGCTCCGCAGAAAAGCTGGCGCGAAATTTATCATGCCTTCCGGCTGGCCGGTGCCAAAATGAACCTGCTTGATGATATACAACGCGAGCTTGCCGTTATCAGGCCACGCGAAATGAAAAGCGGTTCAGCCGAGCGAGTTTGGCGGCAGACCGTTACCGCCGTGGATTTGGCTGAAAGCTGCCAGTCAGTACAAGCCATTAGAGCCGAGCTGTTGGAAAAATTGCAGGCAATAGAGCTGGCTCAAGGTGTTAGTCCCTTGCGTGTGGCGGTAGTGGGAGAGATTTATGTCATGCTGGAACCGTTTATCAATCAAAATTTAGAGCAATGTCTTGCCGGCATGGGTGTAGAAACGTCAAAAACCATGCTATTAAGCGACTATGTACGCGGCCATCTTCTCCGCCGGCGCAGTTATGTGGAAATGTTCAAACAGCTTTCGGCTATGGCTGCGCCTTATCTGGGGCATTATGTTGGCGGACATGGTTTAAAAAGCATTGCTTATACTATTTTAAAGAAGCAGCAGGATTATGACGGTATTATCCAGGTTTATCCGTTTACCTGCATGCCGGAGGTTATTGCCAAAAATATCTTGCCCAAGGTGAGTCAGGATGTGGACATGCCGGTATTGACCCTGGCCTATGATGAACAGACAGGCGAGGCCGGTATCAGAACCCGGCTGGAGGCTTTTGTTGATCTTTTGCGGTACCGGAGCAAACCGGCGGCAGCGAGGGTTTAA
- the tilS gene encoding tRNA lysidine(34) synthetase TilS, whose protein sequence is MLDIVKGWIASYDLIRPGSRILAACSGGPDSLALVHMLNSIKEEYSFSLAVAHVNHMFRPEAAGEAEYVAAFSAGLGLVCHVTAIDVAAYAAANKLSSQQAGRLLRYQYLRSVAAGWGGARIATGHHRDDQVETVLLNLLRGAGSGGLRGMQPENGDIIRPLLAVSRRDIEAYCADRGLKPRYDSSNYKTNYLRNRVRLKLLPTLEADYNPAIRDALWRLSELAGDEYEYLSQEAAKLWGTVATAGDRVAIDGKALAGLHKALQRELIRQAIEKKRGDLTGISYGHVEKLLIMALTGTVGSVLTLPGGLTAQKTYSGLELLSNALDLKPAPFTGGFKPGEVAVPGATVVNGMKILAEMITGSPSSQGPSTAIFDLEQLRLPLVVRTRQPGDRFRPLGLGGSKKLKEFFIDNKIPEIQRDFIPLIADQQEIIWVAGYRQSEHGKVSANTQKKLQLSISNGRMFKYE, encoded by the coding sequence ATGCTGGATATTGTAAAAGGCTGGATTGCCAGCTATGATTTAATCAGACCGGGCAGCCGGATTCTGGCAGCCTGTTCGGGAGGTCCTGATTCGCTGGCATTGGTGCATATGCTTAACAGTATTAAAGAGGAATACTCCTTTAGTCTGGCTGTTGCCCATGTCAATCATATGTTCCGGCCGGAGGCAGCCGGGGAAGCGGAATATGTGGCTGCTTTTTCGGCAGGTCTGGGACTTGTCTGCCATGTAACGGCCATTGACGTGGCAGCCTATGCTGCTGCCAATAAGCTGTCATCACAGCAGGCGGGCAGACTGCTGCGCTATCAGTATTTACGCAGCGTTGCCGCCGGCTGGGGCGGGGCGCGGATTGCCACAGGCCATCACCGGGACGATCAGGTGGAAACCGTGCTGCTTAACCTTCTGCGCGGTGCAGGCAGCGGCGGTTTAAGAGGCATGCAGCCGGAAAATGGTGATATTATCCGGCCGCTCCTGGCTGTCAGCCGCCGGGATATTGAAGCCTATTGTGCTGACCGGGGACTCAAGCCGCGGTATGACAGCTCAAATTACAAAACCAATTATCTGAGAAACCGTGTCAGGCTTAAGCTCCTGCCAACCCTGGAGGCTGATTATAATCCCGCTATACGGGACGCATTGTGGCGGCTCTCTGAATTGGCGGGTGATGAATATGAGTATCTTAGCCAGGAGGCCGCCAAATTATGGGGGACTGTAGCGACAGCCGGTGACCGGGTGGCTATTGATGGCAAGGCTTTGGCCGGACTGCATAAAGCCCTGCAGCGTGAACTTATCCGTCAAGCTATTGAAAAAAAACGTGGAGACCTAACAGGAATCAGCTATGGTCATGTGGAAAAATTATTAATCATGGCATTAACCGGCACCGTTGGTTCAGTGTTGACACTGCCCGGCGGGCTGACTGCCCAAAAAACCTATAGCGGTTTGGAATTGTTGAGCAATGCCTTAGATCTGAAACCAGCACCGTTTACAGGGGGCTTTAAGCCGGGAGAAGTTGCTGTACCTGGTGCAACTGTTGTTAACGGTATGAAAATACTGGCCGAGATGATCACCGGCTCACCGTCCAGCCAGGGACCAAGCACAGCCATATTTGATCTTGAACAGCTCAGGCTGCCGCTTGTTGTGAGGACACGGCAGCCTGGTGACAGGTTCCGGCCATTAGGGCTTGGCGGCAGTAAAAAGCTCAAAGAGTTTTTTATTGACAATAAAATCCCGGAAATTCAGCGGGATTTTATTCCGCTTATTGCCGATCAGCAGGAAATTATCTGGGTGGCGGGTTACCGGCAAAGTGAACATGGCAAGGTTAGTGCTAATACGCAAAAAAAACTGCAGCTTAGTATTTCTAATGGAAGGATGTTTAAATATGAGTAA
- the hpt gene encoding hypoxanthine phosphoribosyltransferase, producing the protein MSNKMLDDLDKILFSKDELADRIKELGAAITADYAGKEILMIGVLRGAVIFMADLARSIDLPVAIDFMAVSSYGAATSSSGVVRILKDLDENVENKHLLIVEDIIDSGLTLNYLIENLWSRKPASIKICTLLNKPDRRKVEVPIAYNGFTIPDHFVVGYGLDFAEKYRNLPFIGVLKPKVYEG; encoded by the coding sequence ATGAGTAATAAAATGCTGGATGACCTGGATAAGATATTATTTAGTAAGGATGAATTAGCCGACCGGATTAAAGAATTAGGTGCGGCCATTACAGCCGATTACGCCGGCAAAGAAATTCTGATGATTGGTGTTTTGCGCGGCGCAGTGATTTTTATGGCTGATTTGGCCCGCTCCATAGATTTGCCGGTGGCTATCGATTTTATGGCGGTATCCAGCTATGGTGCGGCCACATCTTCCAGCGGTGTTGTCCGGATTTTAAAAGACCTTGATGAAAATGTGGAAAACAAACATCTGCTTATTGTTGAAGACATTATTGATTCAGGGTTAACATTAAACTATCTGATAGAGAATTTATGGTCCCGCAAACCGGCCAGTATCAAGATCTGCACACTTTTAAACAAGCCAGACCGGCGCAAAGTGGAAGTTCCCATTGCCTACAATGGGTTCACTATTCCCGACCATTTTGTTGTGGGTTATGGTTTGGATTTTGCAGAGAAATATCGCAACCTGCCCTTTATCGGGGTGCTTAAACCGAAAGTTTATGAAGGATAA
- the ftsH gene encoding ATP-dependent zinc metalloprotease FtsH has translation MNKFFRNVSFYLLIIIIAISIIDYYSSKTTPKQEISYTQFLVQVQEQKVERVTIVDNAIRGKLKDGQEFSTIAPNDPTLINELRAKGVDIKAEEPPQPPWWTTIFSSILPILLLIGVWFFIMQQTQGGGNRVMSFGKSRAKLHGEDKTKVTFSDVAGADEAKQELEEVVEFLKHPKKFNDLGARIPKGVLLFGPPGTGKTLLARAVAGEAGVPFFSISGSDFVEMFVGVGASRVRDLFEQAKKSAPCIVFIDEIDAVGRQRGAGLGGGHDEREQTLNQLLVEMDGFGVNEGIIIIAATNRPDILDPALLRPGRFDRQIVVDRPDVKGRLEILKVHTKGKPVAKEVNLDVLARRSPGFTGADLSNLVNEAALLAARRNKRRIEMPELEEAVERVVAGPERKSKVISDKEKKLTAYHEAGHALVGMMLTHTDPVHKVSIIPRGRAGGYTLMLPKEDRYYATRTELLEQLKTLLGGRVAESVVLGEISTGAQNDLERATDLTRKMITEYGMSEVLGPITFGRRQEQQVFLGRDISRDRNYSEEVAYSIDKEVRRLIEEAYDKTEELLRTNIDKLHLIANALLERETLEAHELEQLLNQGSITETDLSSEDDVPPADLPPVNAETDPDTGNSPKIVYSFGLAESRY, from the coding sequence TTGAACAAGTTTTTCCGGAATGTCAGTTTTTACTTGTTGATTATCATAATAGCCATTTCGATAATCGACTACTATTCGTCGAAAACAACACCTAAGCAAGAAATCAGCTATACTCAATTTTTAGTCCAAGTCCAGGAGCAAAAGGTTGAGCGGGTGACGATTGTTGACAACGCTATTCGCGGTAAGCTCAAAGATGGTCAGGAGTTTTCGACAATTGCCCCTAATGATCCGACGCTGATTAATGAGCTCAGGGCAAAAGGGGTTGACATCAAGGCCGAAGAGCCGCCCCAACCGCCATGGTGGACGACGATTTTCTCATCCATTCTGCCGATACTGCTCTTGATTGGTGTATGGTTTTTTATCATGCAGCAAACACAGGGTGGCGGCAACCGGGTAATGTCTTTTGGCAAATCCCGGGCAAAACTGCATGGTGAGGATAAAACCAAGGTTACCTTCAGCGATGTGGCCGGAGCAGATGAGGCCAAACAGGAACTGGAAGAGGTTGTTGAGTTCCTGAAGCATCCAAAGAAATTTAACGATTTAGGGGCGCGTATCCCCAAAGGGGTGCTCTTATTCGGACCGCCAGGCACAGGGAAGACCTTGTTGGCACGGGCGGTAGCCGGGGAAGCCGGTGTACCTTTCTTTAGCATTAGTGGCTCCGACTTTGTGGAAATGTTTGTGGGTGTCGGTGCTTCCAGGGTGCGCGACTTATTTGAACAGGCGAAGAAAAGTGCTCCCTGTATTGTGTTCATCGATGAGATTGACGCGGTTGGCCGGCAGCGGGGCGCAGGCCTTGGCGGCGGCCACGATGAACGTGAGCAGACCTTGAACCAATTATTGGTTGAGATGGATGGCTTTGGTGTGAATGAGGGGATTATTATCATCGCCGCTACCAACCGTCCGGATATCCTTGATCCGGCGCTTTTGCGCCCAGGCCGGTTTGACCGCCAGATTGTGGTTGACCGTCCGGACGTTAAAGGACGTTTGGAAATACTCAAAGTGCATACCAAAGGCAAGCCTGTCGCCAAAGAAGTTAATCTTGATGTGCTGGCACGCCGCAGTCCCGGCTTTACCGGCGCGGATCTCAGCAATTTAGTTAATGAAGCGGCGCTCTTGGCTGCCAGACGCAATAAGCGGCGGATTGAAATGCCGGAGCTGGAAGAGGCTGTTGAGCGTGTTGTGGCAGGACCTGAACGCAAATCCAAGGTCATCAGTGATAAAGAGAAAAAACTTACCGCCTATCATGAGGCCGGTCATGCGCTTGTCGGCATGATGCTGACCCATACCGACCCGGTGCATAAGGTATCAATAATTCCCCGCGGGCGGGCGGGCGGCTATACGCTGATGCTGCCGAAGGAAGACCGTTATTATGCAACCAGGACAGAGCTCCTGGAACAGCTTAAAACACTCTTAGGCGGCCGGGTTGCCGAGTCTGTCGTGCTGGGTGAAATTAGTACCGGCGCGCAAAATGACTTGGAACGGGCCACCGATTTGACCCGCAAGATGATTACCGAGTATGGCATGAGTGAAGTATTAGGTCCGATTACCTTTGGCCGCCGCCAGGAGCAGCAGGTTTTCTTAGGCCGCGATATTTCCCGTGACCGCAACTATAGTGAAGAGGTTGCCTATTCCATTGACAAGGAAGTGCGCCGCCTGATTGAAGAAGCCTATGACAAGACAGAAGAGCTGCTGCGGACCAACATTGACAAGCTGCACCTGATTGCCAACGCGCTTTTAGAGCGTGAAACGCTTGAGGCCCATGAACTGGAGCAGCTGTTAAATCAGGGCAGTATAACTGAAACAGATTTAAGCAGCGAGGATGATGTGCCGCCTGCTGATCTGCCGCCGGTCAATGCCGAAACTGACCCGGATACCGGCAACAGTCCTAAGATTGTTTATAGTTTTGGTCTGGCTGAATCGCGCTATTGA
- a CDS encoding YibE/F family protein, which produces MRKLLVIIVIMLLSTGVLQAAPAAPPVVYEKGVVVFVGPLDQTMQKQYHMAQGELVSIQLTSGPETGKVVDTFNFVSDRSAYEIRVKPGDKVIVAVTSDLGRTSYHVSDFDRFDYVYVLGGLFVLALVVFGGVVGAKSVLVIAFAMLLIFKFFIDQVMVNLYSLTLLTLVVSAIIAVVTQVVVSGVSKKTLAAILGTVGGVAIAGILSMLSVKLMHLTGLDSEEAMLLKASMLAQIDFQGVLFAGMVFGSLGAVMDVTISIASAVYEVRSVHPTIGFKELVRAGMNVGRDIMGTTSITLILAYAGTSLPLMLLIASQQNAPMLKILNLNLIVTEFARALTGSIGLVCAIPLTAVITAMLLKRD; this is translated from the coding sequence GTGAGAAAACTGTTAGTAATTATAGTGATTATGCTATTATCAACCGGGGTGCTGCAAGCCGCCCCGGCGGCTCCGCCGGTTGTATACGAAAAAGGTGTTGTGGTATTTGTGGGGCCGCTGGATCAAACAATGCAGAAGCAGTATCATATGGCCCAGGGTGAGCTTGTCAGTATTCAGCTGACAAGCGGACCGGAGACCGGCAAAGTGGTCGATACCTTTAATTTTGTCTCAGACCGTTCGGCCTATGAAATCAGGGTTAAGCCGGGTGACAAGGTTATTGTTGCCGTCACCAGTGACCTGGGCAGAACAAGCTATCACGTCAGTGATTTTGACCGCTTTGATTATGTGTATGTGCTGGGCGGTTTATTTGTGCTGGCACTGGTGGTGTTTGGCGGAGTGGTGGGCGCTAAGTCGGTATTGGTTATCGCCTTTGCGATGCTGCTCATCTTTAAGTTTTTTATTGATCAGGTGATGGTTAATCTGTACAGCTTAACCTTGTTGACCCTGGTGGTGTCTGCCATTATTGCCGTGGTGACCCAGGTGGTGGTAAGCGGGGTGTCGAAAAAAACCCTGGCCGCCATTTTGGGGACTGTCGGCGGTGTGGCGATAGCCGGAATACTGTCAATGCTATCGGTCAAGCTTATGCACCTGACAGGCTTGGACTCGGAAGAGGCCATGCTGCTCAAAGCATCTATGCTGGCACAGATTGATTTTCAGGGCGTGCTGTTTGCGGGAATGGTTTTTGGCTCCCTGGGGGCGGTTATGGATGTTACCATTTCCATTGCCTCGGCGGTATATGAGGTCAGGAGCGTTCACCCGACCATCGGTTTTAAGGAACTGGTGCGGGCAGGTATGAATGTGGGGCGGGATATTATGGGTACCACATCCATCACCCTGATTCTGGCATATGCCGGCACTTCCCTGCCCCTGATGCTGCTGATTGCTTCACAACAGAATGCGCCGATGCTAAAGATACTAAATCTAAATCTGATCGTGACCGAATTTGCCAGAGCCTTAACCGGCAGCATCGGTTTGGTTTGCGCTATACCGCTGACTGCTGTCATTACGGCTATGCTGCTGAAAAGAGACTGA